AtacatatctctctctatatagaTATTTAAATATAGATGTAGGTTTCACAGCACTAACTGCTTTATCTTTACAACAGACATTAGACATTAACTTACGTatacacttaattttattttcagtttattttggcCTTGCCAACAGCAAAAATTACTAATGAGACAGCTGGGTCTACATATAGCTTAGCATGTAGTGTGCTGTGGCACATACTTTGTTGTGCACATTCTTAACTGGTTCAAGATATTGTCTGtagtattctttttttctctgtttttacaataaaatatttgtttaaaaaaggtTGTTAGCAACAGTAAGTGAGATCAAAAAATGATGAAACTTTGCCTCTGATCATTGAAAAGAAATTATAACAGTGAATTCAGTTTTGAAATTGGATCTCCATAATTCAAAATTATTTGGTTGAGATTATCTTTTATGGCAGTTAAAAAGGCCATGTCCAGCAACCACACCAAACTTGATAATTTTATCAAACTATTGTTTTTTGTCAGAAAAGAAATTCTCTGCAGCGTGAAAAATGTCTCAGAAACTTCAATTTGCTAAGCTACCTGAAATCATTATCTCGTATAAGATCGGCATGCTCTGCCTCTGGATCATAGTGAAAATCAAGGAACTGATGATGATGTAGTGCTCTTCCACAAATACAATTAAGTAATATTATGAAAACACTCCTCTCTGAATTAAGTTGTAGCTCCTTATAAAACCTCTTCATGAATGTTGTATTAAAATAACCAAAATCCTGATCTTTCCTCATAAACCTTAGCAGTCCTGAATGCATTAACAGTTATAGCTGGTGTACCATTTGTTTTGACACAATATAACTTTGATAGTAGCACGTTAACCTCTTTTAAGAACTGTTTTACAGCACTAAAGCAGTTTATTCCTTTAGTTGTGTCTAATAGTGAAATCAGTGTCAATATTTACTCTTTGACAGTAAAAGATTTGGTAAAATGTACAAAGACAACAACTTGAGTGATGTCAGTAGTGTTTTTAGACTTCTATGAAGTTCAGGAAACCCAGTTACTCAATGCAAATCTGATGtgagttttagaaaaaaacatcACCTAATAACTGTGCCAACTGAATTTCGTTAGTAGCAttctttatttctgtattatCCTCTGAAACCTGTAGAATTAGAACTTGAGCAGTGGTTAGCAAATATTCTCTTAGCAGACAAACCACCAGTGAAAGATTGTTCATTTGAAAGTAGAGTATCTGAATGTTTAGCAAGGTTTTAGTAGCTCTAATGAAGCATTTTTGTGGAAACCTTCAAAGTATTTTCTTTGGCTATTTAACTCCTCTTaagctctttttttttgtttttttttgttaacagcgTGAAATCTTTTTAATGGTTTGGATGTCTTGTTTAATGCAAGGTCAAACTGCATGAACTGAAAATGGAACGAGATTCTCAACAGTGTAGACATATTTTGTGGTGGGTAATAATGAAGATGCACTTATGTTCCCCTTCATCGATAAGATTCAGGTTTCCTCCTGTAATGTTACACATTTGCTGAAAAGCTTTGtgttttttcctcaatttttaaCTACACATGATCATTTCATGGGTTTCTTATGATATTAAATGAGCTAGATTTGCTAGAAAAACTGGAGTCAAATCTTCACTAAACACATTGCACATGTATtggattaaacaaataaatttatCACATGGCTATATGAAACCATTAGTGTTTTGTTTATCTTGTTAGAATGGTAATTTTAAGTCAGTTTCTCAGAAATTTACCATGCACAATAATTGGGTCAGTAGATGATattttgaagtttgttttttaagGCATTCACGCATACATAAATTAACAGGGGACTGTAACAAAGGAATTAGGGTGTCACATGCAGCCTGTATGTCATGTATTGATGACCAATGCCCTGGTACTTGTATAGCTACCATATTAAGCTAaaggaagaaacattttttaatttttattagcaATAGGCAGTTTTTGCTTTTgtagaagtttttatttttttatcatattctttttgctcCCATTGTTTTTCAACATGGTCATGGCAGAAACAGTATGTGAAGTTTGTAGCAAAATAGTAATATGTTAGCAATAGGGGTATCTTAAGAACCAATGCATTGTTATCAAGTCAGTACAAAAATGGCAAACATGTAATAGAActagctttttttttcctttcagtatTTGTAGTACTGAGTGAAAGTCTGTACCACTCTGATGAGTGACTGTAAGTGGACATATTACTTCAGAAGGCACAATATTACATGATAAAAGTGTGAGTAAAAACTACATGTACATGGCTCACAGTGCTACTGCACTACATTAAATTATCTCAAAAAGAAAATCCATAAGGGTCACATGTTTGAGATAGGAGAATTTCAGCATATGGTTGCCTAAATCATACttattgaaacacaaaaaaatgtaaaacagacaAACACAGGCTTTTCACTATTTCCCCCTTTTATCCCATTATGGAGATGTGAGttgtttttgattaatttgtAGCTTTTTAATACTATGTCCTTCACAGTCCCAGTAAAAGTGGAAGCTTTGCCTTGATTCCATGATTGGTCGTCTACAGATGTCTgtttgaacatccatccattttctaatcatcACAAACATACCGAGTTGCGCATGTAGGACTGAAATGTGGCAAGAAATTGCACAACCATATGTTTGAACaaagaatataacaaaaacaaattcgGCCATTCAGGCCATCTAGTCCATTTCTTTAGCTAATTGCTAAGCTGTCCcattatctcatccagattctttataatgattgtcaaggtttctgcttcaattacatgtcttggtagtttgttctgcAGTCCCAGctcttccaggaaaaaaaaatgcttcctagcttcagttttaaatgcactcccCCTTATTTTCCACTGATGTCATTGAGTACATCATTTacacttaagctgaaagaatgccttttaggattttaaatacctggaattggtctccatgcagtctcctctgtacaagactaaacaagtttaattctcttgagtctgtcagagtatgaCATGTCCATaaatcctgggatgcacttggtggcctcctctgcacagcttcgagtgctgctatgtctttcttgtaggtCGGTGAAAGAGATATTTGTTTTTACTATTGTTTTGAGCATTGTGAATTTTCACTGGTATTAGAATTGATTACATAAATTCTGCTATTGTGACAACTCTAGTTAGATTGTCTATTCTTAATTGTTGGCTTGGATACCCAGTGTCACTTGACTGTGGGCTGAACAAATGGTTGATGATATCATCCATCGCTGATTGGCTGGGCACATTGTCGATGTAAATAGTCTGTGTGTCACACCCAAACTTTGCATGGGAAGTGTGCAGGTATGTGCAACTGCAGTGCTCTCAGATGACTCTGGTGCCCATGGTTTCTTACTCTTTACTGTGCTCTTTTATGTAGCTTACTATCCATAAAATTGTTACTGTCTCTGTGGCCACATATATTGGAATTCTATTTTTGAAACTTGGGCTAGTTTGTCAGTTTTAAAGGGTCCCCTGAAACCGCTCATGTGCTTGATGTCATGTCAACTTATATGGTGGACGATAGATCTCCAGGTTAATGCAACTTATCAGTAAAGTTATGATATTTTTCATTTGCCATCCATATTCCGTTATCCAGGGTGGGGTTGTGTGGTTTACATAACCTATGCAAGTGAGATTCAGCCATCGGAAAAGGAAACTGGCTACTGGTGGTGCTGGTTCGGTCTTGCAGACtgtgcttgaagtgggctggtaCCAGCAGCAGTTGATAATGATTCATGGGGATTCTGCTCTCTTCTGTATCGTATATTAAAAAACATAAGCACTGACCTCCATTGGGAGTCCGCTGCCCAGTTgtgtaaaagtaaaggaattatgaggttccacttcaagcactgctttcaGAGAAATGGTAATGTATTTGTGCTGTGtacacaagattaaaaaaatctgaaataaataattttagaGTATTGTGCTAATATTGAATCATTTGTTTTGTCCATAAAAGTAAATTCACAGCAGTGAATGtattattaaatgtatatatactgtacattatagaGTATTCCTTCTACCATATAAAGGTTTCTGAGCAGCGCAGTTGTGACTTAAAATGCTAAATAATGACCACTTGATATATCTAATGTGATTAATGGATTGGTTTAcaaaacatagaataaaaaaattcataaatctACAGTtatttagcaaataaaaaaaaaaacattaccagCTGTTGCATGGTTTAAAGATTGCTTTAAAATTTcacatatattaaacatatttaaaagataaacaaGGATTTTATGTGGATTCCAAGCAGTATAAACTTTTCTCACACCAACATTTGTTTAGAATTATACATTTTCATACATGTGTAGctaaaaatgctttataaataacAGACTAATTACAGTAAAAAAGATGTCTCAAATCGTTGTAATTACCAAAAAGCTATAAGCAAgtgaaataattatattaaaaggaGAGAGAAATTAATCTTTTCTCTAAAGACACGGAAAACTAAAAAGAAGTTAAACTTAAgcaatgtttgtttttaagtcaGGCAAAATAGAAGAGattaatgatgtgaaaaacaaatcTGCTTTTGTCACTGAACACGTATTATTTGccagttaaattattttatttgtgatcagtttaatttttttttaaagttaatggcATTCAGAAATAtgattgaaaatgtaatatttcgTTGATTATTGTTTAAATTGCCTGTTCTTACAGGTTTCTTGTATATTGAAATTTCTTATAAGAGGCTGTCTTAAGTTGCTTGCACTTGTCTAGTTGTTGATGATGTTATTCAGGGTACccattaaattacattttggaCTTTTCACTATGTTTATTCCTTTGTTACATGTTGAGTTATTTGCAGTACGGTGTCAGAAATGCTTTGGTATTGTTCTGCATGATAAGAATTGCTGTTGGCCAGCCTGTTGTACGTGTGAAGTTTTTAAGTTCTccttatgtttgtgtgttttgttttttccaaataGTCAGTTGTTTTGTTATCATATGCCTAAGACTAATACAGTACTTCAATTGGCAACTTTAAATGACTGTTGTataaagcaggcatgtcaaacacgcggcccgcaacagaaatctgtgcggtccgcatgacagatcctagttagcactgaacttgtacaaaatgattactatcgtttgtgattgaatcgttctgcatctttggcgttacttattgacttttcttacttctgccttctgacaaaagttcattttcccatggcattacggtaccggaaacgtcatctgctagtatagccacgagccttgaccaaagttaatgagccgcaatgtcacaactgaagtgctaggctgcagcaggggcggccttaggcatgtgcaaactgcacCTGCACAGAGTCGTCactccaatatatattgaatataaaacagaaagagaaaataacgacatagctgacggcaatgtggccgaaaaaccattgtgtttcttgttaattagtacgctgtatttactaatgtcgcttgagtcggagcagtaagctatatgtagtattataacattCTGCCGTAATTAGAATATCacgggccgccacttggttttcaagttacggacacgcgcgtatagaagcgtgtcatgagcatgaggtggctatgcagtctctgcaacggatgtggccatctgccttgcataagataccatattgacattggcgggcgaaggggccaccgattctttctctgcctagggctgcctagagccgcccctgctaggctacactactggctgggctgctgagactggccactgggcagaactgaccatcacaagtagtaatagcccgcatattttcacattttttgctctagttttatggaattttgtgctagtattgtaacgaacagttagtgcagactacagctgaagatctgaagtggacgtgagaagttggtgagttgtttattaacatatttttgtgattttgagtttgtaaaattagtgtaggtcaggtggctttttgcatatcagcttttttacaatataaactttgaagtaaacttaaagtaaagtaaaattggatttttggaggatttgttttccaacttgaattactgagcaatgaattcagtgagcgttttcgtgatttcagttcacacaaacaggactttgcgctgttctcttgcAACTTTGAGCATGCGCcagagaatatccaaatggaattgactgaactgcagtcagattctattctgaaggcaaaatacaacgaagttggtgtgccaggcttgtatgcttacctgccacccttgtatgtgcagatccgtaagttggcatcgagagtacgtactatgtttggaagcacttacctttgtgagcaattatttccgttaatgaaagctaccaaaaccccacatcactcaagacttactgtcaagcacctttcatgcctcataaaagttgcagctgcacaacatttcaagcctgatattgacaaactggttactaacaagaaaTGCCAAGTGTtgggagaaaagaaataaatctcacactgtaagactcctatataagctatgaatataataaaataatataaggacctagctaagactctaattgtacactgttgtacggagagtgtatggaaataaattgcttttctttaaacttcaagtgttatattttttaaagttttcagtattggaaagaaagctacagtaactttgtataatagtatttgttacagtgcggcccattgacacacgtatggcagtcgaagcggcacaccaatggtagtgagtttgacatgcctggtataAAGTGTGGCTGGAATTGAACTTGAGCCAGCTCTAGGTTTAATTGCTTCAGGAACAATTCCAGCTATCCACGACTCTGAATTTAGTATAGAAAATTCAggcactgaatgaatgaatgaaatattaCTATTATAGAAAATGTGACTCTCAGTGTAAATGGCATCCTGTTGAGAGTCGGTTGCAATGTAGTAAGTATAGAATTTGACTCATGACTGTCAGTTGAATTagtaatgcaaaaaaatatatatataattatttattataccaGGTGTCCCAAAAAGTGTATACACACTTTGAATAATTATAAGTAAAGATTTAAGATATATCTTAAGTTTtataattcaaattaaagaaGACAAATGTAAAACCAGTTATCTTAAGTGTTCAAACTACTGGCTGCTCTGGTCAGGCACTGCTGATAACACGGACCAGTGGACCTGTAAACATGacaattcttttcatttaatgtttgGGTGCATTCTCTTTCATTGATTGTTTTCAATTTATCGATTGTTGCGGTTTTGTGAGATAAACCTTATCTTTGACATGCCcccattaaaactaaaaaaaaaaaaaatgtccattgtCATGAGGTCTGGTACCTCTTTGTCCAGTACATTTGTTTGGAAGATTTTCATCAAGATAGGCCCTCACATCATGATGGTAGTGGAGAGGTGCTTTGTCTTGCTGGAAATAAAACTGTTTCTCATCCCCAAACTCCTCTAAAACGCATAGCATGATGAATTCCTGCAGCAAATTCTAATAAATGGCACCAGTTGCAGCGTTGTCTTAATAAGTATTGTATTTATAATAATTGTGTGTATAATTTTTTGAGACACCCTGTATGTGACTGGATGGTTTGTATTTCAGTGTACAAACCACGTGTGTGTTTTTGTAAACAaaacctaaaatctggaagatTATAGCAGTATATTATATAAAGGTAATTTTTTAACAACTGTAGAACCACTTGagtttttttaatgtgatttttactgTCTTTCTTTGAGTATTGTCTACTTATTGTAGGAGGACAGAGATCTTTGTTAATAAATtgaatgctgtttttttctaGCTACTAtaaaaacttctttttctttcttttatacttGTGTTACTTTAAGTACTGTAATATTTTCATAAGGTAGTGTATACATTGTCACATAAAAGTGCAATATTTAAATGCAGATTTCTCTTGAAACACTATGTACTACAAATATGCTTACCAGTTATATCTAatcaatttttgaaaataacaatgaaatgtgTGAATTTAGATCTGATGGTCACATGTAGATTTTTAACTAAATAATCTTAAGTGATGTGCTTCAATTGTTCATGTGgctaatttaattgtttttggttttttttcggTTCCCGGCCTCAGGTTGATTTTGGTTCTAGCGTGAATCAAAAAGATTTAATTAATGGAATTTATTCGTGCTGAGCTCATTATTTGAGTATATGGGCCAAAAGCAGTTAGTTTTAAATATACTGATTTTACAGACTAACATGTGTTAGCAAttttaaacatgttattttttctaaatagtATGGAAACACTGACtgtcttattatttattattttgtagacCAAGTCAGAAAAATGGGAGCATTTTTGGACAAACCAAAGATGGAAAAATATAATGCTCATGGTGAGGGGAATGACCTAAGTTATGGCCTTAGCAGCATGCAGGGCTGGAGAGTGGAGATGGAAGATGCCCACACAGCGGTGATTGGTCTGCCGAATGGCCTTGACCCTTGGtctttttttgcagtgtatgaTGGGCATGCTGGGTCTCAAGTTGCCAGATACTGCTGTGAGCATTTGCTAGAACACATCACAAACAATCCAGATTTTAAGGGGGCCAGTCCAGAACCTTCAGTAGAAAATGTAAAGTGTGGAATCCGAACTGGCTTTCTGCAGATAGATGAGCACATGAGAGCTATCTCTGAAAAAAAGCATGGAGTAGACAGAAGTGGTTCGACAGCTGTGGGAGTCATGATATCTCCTCAACATATCTACTTTATTAACTGTGGGGACTCCAGAGGTTTGCTTAGCCGAAATGGGAAGGTCTACTTCTTTACTCAAGATCATAAACCTAGTAACCCACTTGAGAAGGAACGCATCCAAAATGCAGGTGGTTCAGTAATGATTCAGCGTGTAAATGGTTCACTGGCAGTGTCTAGAGCCCTGGGGGATTTTGATTACAAATGTGTACATGGGAAAGGGCCAACAGAGCAGCTTGTTTCACCTGAACCAGAAGTCTTTGAAATTGAAAGATCTGAAGCTGAAGATCAGTTTATAATTCTGGCGTGTGATGGAATTTGGGATGTTATGGCCAATGATGAGCTATGTGACTTTGTAAGATCCAGACTTGAAGTTACAGATGACCTTGAGAAAGTTTGCAATGAGATTGTTGATACCTGCTTATATAAGGTGAGATTTTTCAGGTTATATAAGCTGTTCTGATTCTGTTTACAGTCATCAAATATTTAAGTTTGAAAAAAATGGTcagaatatgtatgtatatgtactacttttttattgtttttaaataaagatcaatACTTCTTGGTCAGAATCTGTTCTTATGAGTTACAAAACatgtaatattttctttctcctccacatcATCATTTTGCAGAACTTCCTGGAATAGTTAAAATCCCTGTAGAAGTATATTTTTACTGGttaattttctttgtgtgtgtgtgtgttttttttttactttaaacataATTCACTTAGTATTTTTTGACAGTGGGTAATTTTGTGTGTAAAGATGAAGTGAGTAAGGTGCGTAGTCAAAACctcttttaattgtttaattttgtccccTTATTTCCTACAGGGCAGCCGAGACAATATGAGTGTTGTGCTGATTTGCTTTCCAGGTGCACCAAAAGTTACACCCGAAGCTGTGAAGAGAGAGGCAGAGTTGGATAAGTACCTGGAGAACAGAGTAGAAGGTGGAGGATCTAAAAAGGCTAATAAATAGctaaattaaactaaatatatACTGCTTTAAGTATATACTTGTTATTAGGCAGCTAAAATTGCCAATAAAATCCATTCAGATGGTCTATATTTTAATCTGTAAAGGTAGATTTTTTTTTGAGTACCTTAAACAAGCAGGAAATCAATGTCATTATGGCAGATCTTTTCTAAATAATTGTTAGTATTAGACTTTTCAAGTGGTATTCAGCATTTGTTACTTAATCACGAATAGCATATATAGATTTCATATATGTAGAAATGTGCCAGCCACCTCAACAGCACATATTAATTCTGTGTCACGAAACAGTTTAAATCTTAATTCAGTTTAGTGTTTCAAACATTAgcttttttatattacaaaaataaatttttgtcaGCATGGTCAATTATGATAGTTGCtagcaagagtttttttttttccccccagtagATCAAGTGTACATTAAAATTTGGGGGGAATAAAAGAAAGACAATACTTTCTAGTTCATTACAGGTACACTGCACATTAGATACCGTAAGTTTGCTTAAATGTTTTGCAGGCGTCCGTTTTTAGAGTTCAT
The nucleotide sequence above comes from Polypterus senegalus isolate Bchr_013 chromosome 18, ASM1683550v1, whole genome shotgun sequence. Encoded proteins:
- the ppm1aa gene encoding protein phosphatase 1A is translated as MGAFLDKPKMEKYNAHGEGNDLSYGLSSMQGWRVEMEDAHTAVIGLPNGLDPWSFFAVYDGHAGSQVARYCCEHLLEHITNNPDFKGASPEPSVENVKCGIRTGFLQIDEHMRAISEKKHGVDRSGSTAVGVMISPQHIYFINCGDSRGLLSRNGKVYFFTQDHKPSNPLEKERIQNAGGSVMIQRVNGSLAVSRALGDFDYKCVHGKGPTEQLVSPEPEVFEIERSEAEDQFIILACDGIWDVMANDELCDFVRSRLEVTDDLEKVCNEIVDTCLYKGSRDNMSVVLICFPGAPKVTPEAVKREAELDKYLENRVEEIIKKQCDEGGPDLVYVMRTLATESIPNLPPGGELASKRSVIEAVYNRLNPYRSDDTDSASTDDMW